The DNA sequence CAAGGCATCCCCATAGCCCTCCTGTAAAGGTGTTCTAGGGGATGAGAAACCAGAAAGTGTTACCTATGTCTTGCTACAAAAGTGTTACCCATGTCCTGAGTCATACTATAAGTCCATTTCGGATAACGAACTAGGCTACACGACGTTGTCCGTAGCTGAGCCTCGCAGAGGCGTTAGCGTCGGCGCGACTTCTTGCAGAGCAAGAAGCGTGACGGAGGACAATGTGCCTTTAGGCCGAGCGAGGGCGCCCGTCCCGAGCGGAGCGTGTCAGCCGCAGTTATACGACGTCGCGATCTATTAATATAAATTTTAATCATACCTTAAATTTAATTCTGGAGCTTCTTGGATTAAAGAATCTCGTATGAAATTGCCTAGCGATTCTAAATCCCTTTCGATTAGAATTTCGATGTTTTCGTCTTTGGCAAATATATAAAACATCGTCCCTACACTTAAAGTTGAACCGATTGCAGAACTTAGTAAATTTAGATTAGCCATTCTTAATAAGAGAAACCCTCCGCAAAAACTAGTGAAGGGGTTGCCCAAACTGGTTTGCCGATTTTTAATGCCGTTTGAGTATAAATATTTTTTAATTTTTACTCGATTTTGTATTTGGACGACAGCTGTTATATTGGAGTTAACGATTTGAGTTGGAAAAAATAAACCAAATTCCTTTTCAATAACATATTCTGAACTTGTTAATTGAATTGAAATTGAAATATTTTTATTTTCACTTGGTATGAGGTTTACAATTTTCTCTTTAAAAAGCTTTGCAGAATAATCAGTTAAATTCTCCTTATTAATGAGGATAGAATAATTGTTTAAACTTTCAAATTTAAAGTAACTCTTCTCATTCCATTTTCTTTTTATCATTATCTCATCAAAATTATACTGAACATCGATAGGAATGGTTTCATAGTTTGAATTGATAGAAAGATTTCTCATATTTCGATTTTCTATCTGACAATATAATGAAAATATAAAAAGAAGTGTTAATGGTGTATATTTCATATAATAATTGTAAAATTTGAAAGCGATGTCGTATAACGAACTAGACTAACCGACGTAGGCTGACCCTGAGTCCCGGAACGGGACGTTAGGGACTGGCCACGACACTTGCGCAGGCAAGGGGAGTGCCAGAAGCCTATGTGTCGCAGACCGAGCGAGGGCGAAGTCCCGAAGCGAAGCGGTTAGTCGCTGTTATGCGAAGGCATTTACGTTTTAGGTAGTTTAAGGAAAATATCTGTTTCCGAAGTTCCCAATACTAGTTCCTTGAATAGGAAAAGATAGTTTATGACATACCCTTCATAATCAATATATCTTAACAAAAGAGAATTATATAAATTAACATAGCAAAGTAAATATCCATGCAATATTTTTAGTTCGTCTAGTTTATCACGAGATATATTTCCTTTGTTGAATGGTAGGCTTCCATGAAGAAATTTATTTCTCATGTCTAAGGCTTCTTCTTCATATTTTGAGAGGTTGATTCCTAGTTTTTTAAATGGGATAGATAGTTTATCTTTATTTGTTGGAGAATTAATATTTTTAAGTTTATTTGAAGTAAATATATATTCTTCACTTGTTAGTTTATCTTTCATTTCTTCTAATATTTTAAGAAAACCGACTTTCAAGTCATCGAAGGATGCTTCGTTTATAGGTTTTGTAGGGCTGACCTTATCGAAGGCAAGACTAGTTAATGCTTCAATTGCTGTGACTATCGCAATCGGCGACAATTCCAATCCTAATTTTCCACTACTTTGAAATAGAAGTATTGAGTTTAATAATTTATCTTCTGAAATTAATTTTTCTATAAATTTTTCAACTAGATTGGTTGGTATTTTATCAATCTTTTCGTTCCATTTTTTAGCTTCGTCATGATTTTTTATATAGGAGTGTGGGTTCGTCGGAATAGGTCGATATGAATGCGACATTGATTGCCTAAGGCTTCTATATGAAATTAAAGAAAATTCATTTTCACTATTATATTTAAAGCTATAAACTTGATCTTGTGGGAAATATCCAGTGAGGAAGCCGACTGCACTACAGATTGCGAAAGATATTTTTTCAAAATCTTTATTTTTTATATTGTCGATACATTCTGTAATGAAGTAGGTAGATTTCCCGTCGTAAACATTCCAAATTGAAAAATTGATCCCATTTATTTTTAAATTTACTTTTTCAGTATTTAAATTTCCAACATTGTCATATATACATCTGAAATAACCTAATTTTAAATTTTCAGAAATAAGATAGATATTATGCCACTTTGCCTCACTTTCTTCGTTATCTGTAAAATTTTGAAAGTTTGATATGGCAATAGTTTCCTGTGAAATATAGTTGGGCATACCTTGTTTGATGTATAAGGCATTTTCGGAAAAATATTTTATTCCCAATATTGTGATTTCACAAGGAATTGTCGCACCCAAATCATATTTATTAACAAGCTCATTCTTTAATACTATGCTAAATCCCTTGTTTGTCTTTTCGTAATGGACTATTAAATCCTGTATTCCGGATACGTGTGAATTGAATATAAGCCCAGACTGTTCCTCTATAGAATTGACAAGCTGTATTGTTTCTTGAATTTTTTTCATTTGTTATCTCCAATTTAAATGCTTTCGCATAACGAAATAGCCTTAACGACGTAGGCTGGCCCTGAGTCCCAACGGGACGTTAGGGACTGGAACGACACTTGCGAATGCAAGGGGAGTGCCAGAAGCCTATGTGTCGCAGACCGAGCGAGGCCTTGTGCCGAAGCGAAGCGTTAAGGCGCTGTTATGCGCCGTAAATCATTACCAGATTTTGTAGACTAGATGGGCAATTTCAATTATGGTGTCCATTCTTTTATGTTTTGTAATAATTAGTTTTTGATTGGCATACCCAGTAGATTTCTCAATTGGCTTTTCTATTATTGGATACTTGAATGAATGGTTTTCTGGAAACTCTGTTTCTGTTAAATATTTTTTATATGAATTATAAGTATGTATAAATTTAGAATCATCAATATTGTCGTCTTCGACATAGATTAGAAAAATTAAGAATGGTAGACCTATTGGATCATAAAAGAAAATTTTCTTAAGATGAGTGGTAATTTTATTTGTATCAAGACCAGATAGAATGAATGCTTCAATTATTGTTACGATTGAAGCGTCGCTTTTTCTGATCACGAAATCTAATTCACCCATGCCTCCTTGTGTAGATTTAACGGATGAAAAATTCGGTGTTTGACCAAAAAGGTCTTGGTCAGAAACAGTTAAACCATAACTAGATATTCCTCCTTGTATTAAATATTTAAGAAAGGAATTATATTTATTTTCATCTTTAATTAATCGATTGATTTGGTTCAAAGATTGATGATTTGCACAAATAATAAAGATTTTTTTTAAAAATTCATCTAAAGTAAAATCAAACTTTTCTGGTTTTTTAATTATGCTTTCTAAGTAATTACTAATAAATATTGAATAGCTCAATAAGCCTTTTTTTGATAGCTCCTTGAAATGATTCAATAATTCTACATTTATTTTTTCTTTAAGAATACTAGCAAAATTTGGTAAATTTGAATTCGATATTGTGTTATTTAGAAATTCAAAAATTCTGTCCTCCAGGTTATTGTTATTTTCATCTAAATCAGTAGTTAGAGTAAATTCCTTGTCTGCTAAAAGATTTAAAAGAATGGTTTTTTCTAATAGTGAGATAGCTTTATTGTATTTATTTCTAACTTCTAAGAATTGATGAGTTAAATCTCCTTCTTGCTCAATTTCTGATATTAGTAAGGTGAATTTCAGTAACTGTGCTCTCAATTCGACTAGATTATTTTTTATTTTGCCCAATTTATTTAAAAATGGGTATATATGAGCAATTTCGCGGATCTTTAAAAACTGGGCGTCTTCAGTCTTTCCAAAAAGTTTTGTGTTAATTTGATTTTCAGATAGAAGTTCTTCGTTTGGAATGAAACTTTGAAACCGAAATTGGGTTTCAATAAAATACCTTCTTAGATAAATTCTAGTTACATAGAAAAGGTAAGAATTACTATTTTCAGTAAACAGCGATTCTTTATCTTTGTAAGATTTTTCTATTTCCCGGAATTGGAAGGATAAATTTGTTATTAGTTGGAATATTTTTTTATAATAGAAAATAGCAGATTCTGAATTATCTATCTTCTCAAATTTCTTTCTAATTAAATATTTGAAGAAATTGAAGTAAAGTTCTAAGGCTAACGAAAAATATTTACTCTTTTCATCGAAATATGGCGGTATATCGATATCTATAAGTTCTTCAAAGAAATCTGAATCAATGATAGTAAAATAATTTTCATCCAAATTTGTTTCATCAATTGAAATATTGATTTTCTTATTAACTAATGAAAATAGTTGAAATTCTTTAAATAGTTTTTCTTCTTCCGTATTCGCATTAGTATCAACTCTAAGTTTGAGCTCCATTCTCCCATCTTTTGATTCAATTGATTCAAATTTTAGAAGTAAACTATCTAATTCATCTAGTTTATCTTTCCAAAATAAATCTGCTTCTTCTGATATAAATGTTTCAATATTCGTAAGTAAGTATTCTAAAAAATGTAATTCTATCATATTGATTTATGGCGCATAACGAACTAGGCTACACGACGTTGTCCGTAGCTGAGCCTCGCAGAGGCGTTAGCGTCGGCGCGTCTTCTTACAGCGCAAGAAGCGTGACGGAGGACAATGTGCCGTCAGGCCGAGCGAGGGCGAAAGTCCCGAAGCGAAGCGTGTCAGCCGCAGTTAAGCGAAGTTGCAAATTATTTTGAGTTTACCTGCTTATTTTTTTTCATATCAATTTCAAAAAAAGTGCCACCTTTACCATCAGGTTTGAATTTCAAAAAATAACCGACTTGTTCGCTACAAATATCATATATCCATATCTCTGAGTAATCATCATCATTAGAGTTTATTCTGAAATGAGCTAAATTTTTAATATTTTTGCATTTATTTTCAAGGATAAATATGAATTTATTTACATCGTTTCGAAGTATTGAGTCCGGTTCAACTTGAGTATAAGTATTCGGAATATTTCCTCCTGAAAAAGTTCCCTCAATAATGATTTTTCCCCTCGCATCGGTAATTTTTCCTAGTCCATGCTTATTGCCGCGTTTCCACATTCCAGAATATTTGGAACCGTTAATATACGATTCTTCACCATATCCTTCGGGAAATCCGTTTTTATATTCACCAAAAAGAATAGTACCATTTTTAAGAACAGATTTTATTTTTCCTTCCGGCTTACTTTCTACCCAATCACCATCAAGATAACTTCCATCAGGTCTCGTGAAACAACCTTTACCGTGCATCTCGTTTTTGGAGAAATCTCCTACATAT is a window from the Leptospira ryugenii genome containing:
- a CDS encoding MORN repeat-containing protein; its protein translation is MNIIYLIVFILLSVEISAEDVCESGNCQNGFGTLKYENGMVYSGNWKNSQKNGFGKETFKNFEYEGEFLNNERDGKGTLIFPDGARYVGDFSKNEMHGKGCFTRPDGSYLDGDWVESKPEGKIKSVLKNGTILFGEYKNGFPEGYGEESYINGSKYSGMWKRGNKHGLGKITDARGKIIIEGTFSGGNIPNTYTQVEPDSILRNDVNKFIFILENKCKNIKNLAHFRINSNDDDYSEIWIYDICSEQVGYFLKFKPDGKGGTFFEIDMKKNKQVNSK